ctcccttccactccttccttttctctccctttatctCCCTTACTCTttatccctccttttctctctctcactttctccctctctctccctttctctttaccttttctttatccctttctctcccttttccctctcctcctttcactccctcctcttctctccctttatctccctttctccctccctttcactctctcctctcccttcatcttccattctctctccctccctctccattcctttccctatctctttctctcccttcccttccctcccccaccccccacagcttCTTTCATCTGCATTGCTTTTATAATAGATAACAGGATCGTGTGGCCCATCACCAGCCCACAAGGTGACCCCAGCCCCCTAGCCCACACCTGCTTAGAAGAGGAAACCTTGGTAATAAATGTGTGGAAGCCAGTAGTTCTGAGCTCGGGCCTCctttcagctctgccccttctttTCCGTGCTCCTTGCACTGCTATGGAGCTCCATGGGCATGTTCCACACCTCCATCCTCTGGAACTGCTTTTGTTATGGTTCAATGGAGGCAGGCATCTGGTACAAATTACCTGTGTGCCCTTTTCGCCTCATTGGATCCCCTTGGCTCTTCCTTCACACTTGTGGGGCCTGGTGGTGGGAGTGCTCACAAGGACAGGGTGTATCTTCGGGCTTTCCCAgggtctgtagtaataataataatgataataataataattctggtatttgttaagcgcttactgtgtgccaggcactgtactaagcactggggtggatacaagcaaattggattggacacagtcccctgtcccacgtggggttcacagtctcaatccccattttacagatgaggtaactgaggccccgagaagtgaagcgacttgcccaaggtcacacaacaggcaagtggcagagccaaggtctgtagagaagcagcatggcgtagtggatagagcacaggcctgggagttagaaggtgatgggttctagtcccgggtctgccacttgtctgttgtgtgaccttgggcaagtcacttttgttccctgtgctttggttacctcatctgtaaaatgaggattgaaactgcgagccccacatgggactaggactatgtccaacccgatttgcttatatctgccccagtgtttaatacagtacctggcatatagtaagcacttaacaaataccgtaattattattaattttattattatctttgtccaCCGGTTTCTCCTCTGTTAGACCCAGAAaccggagggaggggcgggagcaACGTGACCAGGCCAGAAGAGAGCGGGAGGGCCACGGATGAATGTGGTAAATGGGATTGGGAGAACAAGGGAGTGCACAGTGGGGGTGACTCGCTGTCTTTCACTCTTACAGTCACATCAATGGCTGTGAAATGTTCTGACTCGTTCCAAAAAATAAAGAAAGTTTTCACGGGGTTCTCCATTTCGCTTCATGGATTTCTTCACTGTTGACCCCAGTAATTCTGAGTGCCGCCGTGTAGTGAAACTCCCAAGTTCAGTAAAACAAAGACGAATCATCCACAGGGTCCATGGGTTCTGATTTGGCCAGTCACGATGAGTTCTCGGCTTCCGATTCTCCCCCTGAATTTTTCTTGCACAGGGCACCAAAAGCAAAATGACGGGGAGGCTTTATTTTTGTACCAGCTGGACCAGAAAACTCCCTCCAAATGTCCAGAGCttccggctcccagccccagctccaagaCCCAAGTTCCCACacggattactgtatcagcctccttgctcacctccctgcctcctgactctccccactgatGATTAaatgattaacctctcatctcctgacCCAATAACCCCCATCTGCAACTTTTGCATTTCCAGGTCACCTAAAacctaccatattaatacaatcattcatcctatcctgcctggataactgcatcagcctccttgctgacctcccagtctcctgtttctccccactccagtccacacttcacgctGCTGCACGAACCATTTTTACAAAAGcagtcaggacatgtcacccccctcctcagaaaactccagtggttgcccatccactttcatatcaaacaaaaagcccttaccattggctttaaagccctccatcaccttgccccctcctacctcacctcacttctctctttctattacccagcccgcacactcggttCCTGTAGTCCTGaccttctcagtgggcctccatctcatctgtcttgccaccgacccctggcccacatcctgcctctggcctggaacgccctccctcctcaaatcccacagactctccccaactttgaagccttattgaaggcccacctcctccaagaggccttccctgactaataccccctttcctcttctcccactcccttctgcatcgccctgactcactccctttgtttgttcccccttcccagccccactgcacttatgtatctgtaattcatttattttattaatgtctgattcctccccctctagactataagctcattgtgggcagcgaatgtgcccgttatattgttatattgtattctcccaagcacttagtacagtgctctgcatggtaagcgctcaatcaagacaaatgaatgaatgaatgatggtttttgctaagtgttTCCcacgtgccgagcattgttctaagcaatgaagtagatgcaagttaatcagtttggactctgtctctgtccgacatggagctcacagtctaggtaggagggagtggatttaatccgcattttacagaaaaagaaactaagacccagagaagttacatgacttgcccaaggtcattcagcagacaagtggcagccctgggattagaacccaaatcttccggctcgcaggcttgtgctctttccactaagccatgaggctCCTCTAAAGATTTGATTTCCTCCCAAGGGCCCCTCTCCCAACTGCATAGACACAGTGGCACAGCTGTTATTTAATTTGGGCCAGTGGTGGTTGGAATAAGTATAAATATCCCAGTTATTGTTGTAACCATTCCCAAAGTGATGTTCTTTCACCCAGCAGAGTAAATACTTCCACTGTAAATACATTTATGCTATTTTCATAGTGATGATGCTATATATGAAGGGCTTACTGAATAGACTAGGAGCacagcttactggaaagagcacgggcttgggagtcggaggtcttgaattctaatcttggctccgccacttgtcagatgtgtgactttggacaagtcacttaacttctgtatgcctcagttacctcatctgcaaattggggattaagactgtgagccccccgtgggacaacctgattaccatgtatctaccccagtgcttagaacagtgcttgacacatagtaagcacttaacaaataccataattattattattactggggaggggagtggaggggatatAATAtttatcccctccactctactgagactgctcttttagaggtcacccatgacctccttcttgtcaaatccaatggctcctactctatcctattcctcctcgacctctcagctgcctttgacactgtccaccatccccttctcctccacaccttatctcacctcggcttcgcGGACtgcgtcctctcccggttctcgtcttatctttctggccggtcattctcagtctccttagcgggctcctcctccccctcccatccactaactgtaggggttcctcaagggtcaattcttggccctcttccgttctccatctacactgactcccttggtggactcatttgctcccacggcttcaactatcacctctatgcagatgacacccaaatctccatcttctcccctgttctctgcccctccctccgggctcgtatctcctcctgcctccaggacctctccacctggatgtctgcccgctacctaaaactcaacatgtctaaaactgagctcctcatcttccctcccaagcccggtcctctccccgacttccctgtcactgtggatggtacaaccatccttcccatctctcaagcctgcaaccttagtgtcacccttgactcagctctctccttcaccccacacatccaatccatcaccaacacctgccggtctcacctttaccatatcgccaagatccgccctttcctctccatccaaacggctatcatactggtacaagctctcataatatctcagctggattactgtgtcagccttctctctgatctcccttcctcctgtctctccccactcccatctattcttcattccgctgcctggatcatcttcctgcagaagcgctctgggcatgccactcccctcctcaaaaacctccagtggttgcctatcaacctccgcacgaaagaaaaactcctcaatctgggcttcaaggctctccatccccttgccccctcttacctcacctcccttctctctttctactgcccctccccgcacgctccgctcctttgccgcccacctcctcaccgtcccctgttcacgcccatcccgccgtcaaccgccgggccacatcctacctctgccctggaatgccctccctcctcacctccaccaactctcttcccctcttcagagccctactgagagctcacctcctccaagaggacttcacagactgagcttccccttttccctctgctccctctctgctccccctcagccctctgctccctcccccttccccccttcccccccctcagctaagtcccctttccctctgctcctccccctttcccttcccctcccctcagcactgtgctcatttgtatatatttgtatatattttcattaccctatttattttgttaataaggtgtacatccccttgattttatttatcgtgattatgttgtcttgtttttgtccgtctttctcccccgattattcattcattcattcaatagtatttattgagtgcttactatgtgcaaagcactgtacaaagcacttggaatgtacaattcggcaacagatagagacaatccctgcccaatgacgggctcacagtctaatcgggggagacagacggacaaaaacaagacaacataatcacaataaatagaatcaaggggatgtacacctcagtaacaaaatacAAAATGGACATTAACAAAATGTATTAAGCAAGCAATTGTAtataaggaaaagagaagcagcatggcctagtggaaaaaacagggccctgggagtcgtcagacgacgtgagttctaatttcggctcctccCCTTGGCTGCCAGgtgacctcggtttcctcacttctctgcgcctcggtttcctcacttctctgcgactcGGTCTCCTCAGTGTTCACAATGTCACCTTGAAGCTGAAGGATTTGCAGAACTGGTATCGTGAGGATGACGATGTCCAACTCCTCCGCAGGTCCCGTTTCTCTGTGAACCTCCCATTTGCCACTTCTGAGGAAGACCTTGGTTACCCGGTGTTCATAGAAGATATCCACCCCTGATTCTCTTAAAAAATACTTGACAATTGAGGAGACTCCTTGAGGTGCCAAAAAGTTGCATTCTCCTTCTTTCACCACCATTCCTTCTACAGAGGATGTCAGGGGCTTCAAAACCCTATTAGCTAACAGCTCATCATAGAAACTTGGATGTCTCTCAGAGTACTGAGGGGTGAAAGTGAGGTACTGAGCCCCCAGGTCTGCCGTGCAGCGGGAGTTGTACGGGCTTCGGGACGTAGCCATTCTTCCTCCTGGGCCCCGGGCCTGGTCCCACACGACCACTCGTCTGGGgctcgggccggggggccgcctcCCGAGCAGAGCGGACGGCAGCCCGCCCATCGGCCCCGCGCCCACCACCAGCACCCGCGCcatggccgcccgcccgccccgattagcctgtgagcctgtcattgggcagggattgtctctatctgttgccaaattgtctattctaagtgcttaatacagtgctctgcacttagtaagagctcaataaattctattgactgaatgaattaattattactggggtagaaacaagatcatctgcTTgggcaccatctctgtcccactcagggttcacagtctaagagggcggGAGGATGGATATTATATCCTCATTTTTCAACTGAAAACTTCAAAGCCTAggaagggtaagtgacttgcccaaagtaacctagtggacagtggcagagctgggactagaacctagatctgattcattcattcattttgtcttattattaataataataataatggtggtatttgttacgcgcttactatgtgcaaagcactgttctaagcgctggggggatacagggtgatcagattgtctcacgtggggctcacagttttaatccccattttacagatgaggtatctgaggcgcagagaagttaagtgacttgcccaaagtcacacagctggcaagcggcggagccgggattagaacccgtgacctctgactcccaagcccaggctctttccactgagccgtgctgcttcacagtaaatgcttactgtgtgcagaacactgtactaagagcttgggaaagtacaatacagcactaaagagtgacaatccctgcccacaacgaactcaccgtctagaagaggggagacagacatcactacaaatacacagtcataaatataaataaatatatctatttattgccattgttcttgtctgtccgtctcccccgattagactgtaagcccgtcaaacggcagggactgtctctatctgttgctgacttgttcattccaagcgcttagtacagtgctctgcacatagtaagcgctcaataaatactactgaatgaatgaatgaatatatgacgactcccagccccagacaaGGGGCTAGGGCTGcagcctcctaataataataataataataatagtaattgtaatgaTTAGTGGCTCAGCaagtggggagaacagtggcCTCTGGGGTTTGACTTTGCTGTAAAGTCTTTGTGGgtaaggattatgtctaccaattctattatattttcctgagcgcttaggccagtgctctgcacacagtaaacactcaataaaaactccctccctcctcaaatccaccaattactctccccatcttaaaagccatttcctccaagaggcctgcccagactaatccccacttttcctcaattcccatttgcttCTGCATTTCCCCAActggttccctttgttcttccccccctcccctccccaccacacttatctgtgtatctgtaattttatttacttatattgatatctgtttatttgtattgatgtctgtctcctcccttctagactgtgaactcgttgtgggcagggattgtcactctttattgctgtattgtactgtcccaagtgcttagtacagtgccctgtgcacagtaagcgctcaataaatacgattgattgaataaatgaatgaaaatacgatCGATAAATTGATTGATGGGGGGTGCGTAGGTTTCACCATTTGCAGAGGTGGGGTTCCTGGGCTGCATCTTGTTGAAGGAAAACCAGATTAGGAGTTGTTTAAAAGCTTGCAGATTGGGTTGGAGGTCTGGATTTTTGGACATTGTCTGTGGCTCATCTCCACttgaaaagggaagcagcgtggcctagtggaaatctaaagacatgggctctaatcccggcttccccacttgtctgctgtgtgaccttgggcaagtcacttcacttctctgggcctcagctcatctgtaaaatggggattaagactgtgagccccatgtggggcagggactgcgtccatcctgatttgcttctatcgatGCCAGAgctcagatcagtgcttggcacattgtaagcacttaattataattattattagtagtagtagtaatagtagtaatattgagaagcagcatggttcagtggaaagagcgtgggcttgggagtcggaggtcgtgagttctaatgccgactgccatctgtcagctctgtctatgaccttgggcacatcacttaggttctctgtgcctcagttacctcatctggaaaacggggatgaagactgtgagccccacatgggacgatttaatgatcttgtatctaccccagtgcttagaacagtgcttggcacatagtaagtgcttaacaaataccaacattatcattatgagaagcagcatgactcagtggaaagagcccgggcttgggagtcagatgtcgtgggttcaaatcccgactcagccaattgtcagctgtgtgactttgggtaagtcacttaacttctctgtgcctcagttaccccatctgtaaaatggggattaagactgtgagccttatgtgggacaacctgattaccttgtatccccccccagcgctgagaacagtgctttgtacatagtaagcgcttaacaattgccatcattattattattagtaatggtaAGAGTAGTATTAGTTGTATTAAAGTGTGATACTGAGCTGGGCATCAGGGCcgtatcagtggaaagagaatttcCCAAACGGTGCTTTTTCATCAGGGGACCCGATAATCACCATAGATTCTATTTTCTCAGTGTGCCTCTTCTTCAGCCTTCCTCCCCCAGGAAATCGTGGATGTGGAAAATAAGTCCAGAGTTGGAAAAATCTTTTCCACTGCAGCAGATGACCGCTGCTCACCCAGCTGCTCGAATAAGattgaattggggaaggcctgaATTCCCAAGGATTTTCCACTTCCTCCTGTAAACATTCAAGAAATGAACCaaacatactaataataataataataatggtatttgttaagtgcttactctgtgccaagcactgttctaagcactggggtggatacaggttaatcaggatggacacagtccctgccccacactgggttcatattcttaatccccattttacagatgaggttcctgaggcacagagaaataaagtgacttgcccgaggtcacatagcagataagtggtggagccgggattagatcccaggtccttctgacttgctggaccgtgctctctccactaagccgtgctgcttccgtgCCCCTTTgctagataataatgttaattttggtatatgttaagtgcttactatgtgcagagcactgttctaagtgctggggtagacacaagggaatcaggttgtcccatgtggggctcacagtcttcatccccattttacagatgaggtaactgaggcacagagaagtgaagtgacttgcccacagtcacacagctgacaagtggcagatgcccTGGCCGGGGAGGTCTGCCCGGGTGCTGGTCGTGGGGGAACTTTAAGGTAGAGAGGGGCCCATTAGGACCGTCCAGCACAGCCGGTGGGCCCACCCTCCC
The Ornithorhynchus anatinus isolate Pmale09 chromosome 4, mOrnAna1.pri.v4, whole genome shotgun sequence genome window above contains:
- the LOC114811138 gene encoding renalase-like, whose product is MARVLVVGAGPMGGLPSALLGRRPPGPSPRRVVVWDQARGPGGRMATSRSPYNSRCTADLGAQYLTFTPQYSERHPSFYDELLANRVLKPLTSSVEGMVVKEGECNFLAPQGVSSIVKYFLRESGVDIFYEHRVTKVFLRSGKWEVHRETGPAEELDIVILTIPVLQILQLQGDIVNTEETESQRREFAKLYGYTYQNDFVGGDGMFRRGCIHGVAMGRKRLDGT